A genomic region of Fusarium falciforme chromosome 4, complete sequence contains the following coding sequences:
- a CDS encoding Beta-glucosidase, whose amino-acid sequence MTVIKLQPVAAPSPVNGNDTNHAKAWAREKLSQMTLEEKVMLLSGEDLWRTHPIPRLGVSRIKTSDGPVGVRGGIFTDGVSAASAPTGVSLAATWDKQVIKDVCQVLIAEAKSKEVDVLLGPTVCIPRTPLGGRNFEAYSEDPFLTGKLAATYINSIQEAGIGTCVKHFVANDQETRRFFIDEKIPDRALREIALQPFQIAIRDSNPWSVMTAYNKVNGTFCSGHEFLLHDVLRKEWGWDGLVMSDWFGTNSVVPSVQAGLDLEMPGPIRRRGKHLIEAFRQGLMDASFIDASASRVLELLYKTGKSSIPDWKEGPEKADDLPEHRKILRRAGTEGIVLLKNSTNLLPLSNLNGKTIAVIGPNAARSVATGGGSSNLAPHYRTTPYESIKTQVMEKAPTAKVQTHAGILTHRYVPLVDPAVMRNPETGKPGFLLSFYRNMSHSGEPFMVENRPSSHLVCYDGLPPELTTGERYSYRGKTIITPKTTGLHEFSLSSCGPGKLILDGKILINIDRHWWSPKSALFMSYGSPEERFKIHMQAGQEYELVLESISREPKPYDLDFMAELERDEVQDGGRIGFMENPGDLAKFFQEGVNMARDSDITIVVVGKDHEWETETSDMVSMDLPGRSNEFIAAVAEANPNTIVVNQTGSPITMPWSEQVPAIIQAWYQGQELGNSLADVLLGATNPSGKLPITFPKRLEDNPSYGNHPGENDIVHYGEGIYAGYRFYDLRKIDPLFPFGAGLSYTTFRYSNIRLSGDVLPANGDIEVAVDVTNTGDRDGKEIVQFYVNQVNPRLGRPVRELKGWDKVLVRVGETVTARATLDKVSVSYWDDAVDKWVIEGDAEFHVTAAKDSRDKGVTATFRSSKAFQWIN is encoded by the exons ATGACCGTCATCAAATTACAGCCAGTGGCAGCTCCTAGCCCAGTCAACGGCAATGACACAAATCATGCCAAGGCTTGGGCACGAGAGAAACTGTCGCAGATGACCCTAGAGGAAAAGGTCATGCTGCTTTCTGGAGAAGATCTTTGGAGAACACACCCCATTCCTCGCCTTGGGGTTTCCCGCATCAAGACCTCGGATGGGCCTGTGGGTGTCCGCGGTGGCATTTTCACTGATGGAGTGAGTGCGGCTTCAGCACCAACAGG TGTCTCGTTGGCTGCTACCTGGGACAAGCAGGTTATCAAGGACGTCTGCCAAGTCCTtatcgccgaggccaagagcaaggaggTTGATGTCCTGCTTGGCCCTACAG TCTGCATTCCGAGGACTCCGCTCGGTGGTCGCAATTTCGAGGCCTACAGCGAGGATCCTTTCTTGACCGGAAAGCTCGCCGCCACATACATCAATTCCATACAGGAAGCGGGTATCGGAACATGTGTTAAACACTTCGTTGCGAATGACCAGGAAACCCGTCGGTTCTTCATTGATGAAAAGATTCCCGATCGTGCTCTGCGGGAAATCGCCCTGCAGCCCTTCCAAATTGCCATCCGAGATAGCAACCCATGGAGTGTGATGACAGCTTACAACAAAGTCAACGGCACTTTCTGTTCTGGTCATGAGTTTCTCTTACATGACGTGCTTCGAAAAGAATGGGGTTGGGACGGCCTCGTTATGAGTGATTGGTTCGGCACCAACAGTGTTGTTCCGTCTGTTCAAGCAGG CTTGGACCTCGAGATGCCTGGGCCAATCCGACGGAGGGGCAAACATTTGATCGAGGCTTTTCGTCAAGGATTGATGGACGCATCATTCATCGACGCGTCAGCTTCGCGGGTTCTAGAGCTGCTTTACAAGACGGGAAAAAGCAGCATTCCGGACTGGAAGGAGGGACCAGAAAAGGCTGATGATCTTCCCGAACACCGGAAGATCCTTCGTCGGGCTGGTACTGAAG GGATCGTTTTGCTCAAGAACTCTACCAATCTTCTCCCGCTATCCAATTTGAACGGCAAAACGATTGCTGTTATCGGCCCCAACGCTGCACGGTCAGTTGCCACGGGTGGTGGAAGTTCAAACTTGGCACCTCACTACCGCACGACACCGTATGAGTCCATCAAGACCCAGGTGATGGAGAAGGCCCCAACAGCCAAAGTTCAGACACATGCAGGCATCCTCACACATCGCTACGTCCCTCTCGTCGATCCCGCTGTGATGAGAAATCCGGAAACAGGGAAGCCTGGCTTCTTGTTATCATTCTATCGGAACATGAGCCATAGCGGCGAACCCTTCATGGTGGAGAATCGCCCAAGCTCTCACCTGGTCTGTTATGACGGGCTCCCACCTGAGTTGACCACAGGTGAGCGATACTCCTACAGGGGCAAGACCATCATTACTCCAAAGACCACGGGATTGCATGAGTTTTCGCTGTCTTCATGTGGTCCTGGCAAGCTCATTCTGGACGGGAAAATACTCATTAACATTGACCGGCACTGGTGGTCCCCGAAGTCTGCACTCTTCATGAGCTACGGTTCGCCGGAGGAGCGTTTCAAGATACACATGCAAGCGGGTCAAGAATACGAGCTGGTTCTCGAGTCGATCAGTCGGGAACCGAAGCCGTACGACCTCGACTTCATGGCAGAACTAGAGCGTGACGAGGTCCAAGATGGTGGTCGCATAGGATTCATGGAGAACCCTGGTGATCTCGCAAAGTTCTTCCAAGAAGGAGTCAACATGGCGCGGGACAGCGACATCACCATCGTGGTGGTGGGCAAGGACCACGAGTGGGAGACTGAGACCAGCGACATGGTGTCGATGGACTTGCCGGGGCGATCGAACGAGTTCATTGCTGCCGTGGCCGAAGCAAACCCCAACACTATCGTCGTGAATCAGACAGGTAGTCCCATCACGATGCCCTGGAGCGAGCAGGTTCCGGCTATCATCCAGGCTTGGTACCAGGGACAAGAGCTAGGAAACTCTCTGGCGGATGTCCTTCTTGGGGCTACCAACCCGAGCGGCAAGCTTCCAATCACTTTCCCGAAGCGACTTGAGGATAATCCCTCGTATGGAAATCATCCTGGAGAAAATGACATCGTTCACTACGGCGAGGGTATCTACGCCGGCTATCGTTTCTACGATCTGCGCAAAATCGATCCCCTCTTCCCCTTCGGTGCAGGCCTCTCTTACACGACGTTCAGGTACAGCAATATTCGACTCAGCGGAGATGTGCTTCCCGCCAATGGTGATATTGAGGTCGCGGTGGATGTCACCAACACAGGTGATCGTGACGGCAAGGAAATTGTTCAGTTCTATGTCAACCAAGTCAATCCTCGATTGGGAAGACCAGTTAGAGAGCTCAAAGGCTGGGACAAGGTTCTTGTGCGCGTAGGAGAGACAGTCACAGCACGCGCGACCCTCGATAAAGTGAGCGTCTCATACTGGGATGATGCAGTCGACAAGTGGGTGATTGAGGGGGATGCCGAGTTCCATGTCACGGCGGCCAAGGATTCGCGAGACAAGGGCGTAACTGCGACGTTCCGCTCCTCCAAGGCATTCCAGTGGATCAACTAA
- a CDS encoding MFS domain-containing protein — translation MTSNIPTGRPARSVAEILAQDHTSPFALTPSLINLYSILAPACLVVCATNGYDSSLLTGLQGVEAWKEQFSSPQGALLGITSASYPLGAILSTPLSAFISDRFGRRQSIIIGSLIMILGVVMQTASSSIGLFLGGRIVVGFGITLALAAGPVLISELAHPRHRVLFSSLYNTSFYLGALLAGWVAFGSYRIQSAWAWRLPTLLQAGPALIQITFIWFLDESPRWLIYKDRGEEAYKILVKNHGNGDWNDPLVQAQFWEMNETLKAERAVEEQGLKLFIATSGNRKRLFLLITLAVFGQWSGNGLVSYYLTKILTSIGIVTQHDQTMLTGTISTVNYATALFAAVLSTKVGRRTMFVGGGIAMFVTFSALTASIAVYNENGSKAASKSALAFIFIYYASFNMCLNPLLFAYPTEILPFRLRAMGLSILLFANKAALFFNQFVNPVGMDDLGWKYYLVYVVWLLVEVLVFWFFYPETKGFTLEKVQEVFGDGVDLDGPEEKGKLGGAFGAHEMNDEDSAHVEKVTQVKSLTAQ, via the coding sequence ATGACCTCCAATATTCCCACAGGTCGTCCTGCTCGGAGTGTGGCCGAGATTCTAGCTCAGGACCACACTTCTCCTTTTGCACTCACCCCATCGCTTATCAACCTCTATTCCATTCTCGCTCCCGCTTGTCTCGTCGTTTGCGCAACCAACGGCTATGATTCGAGTCTTCTTACTGGTCTTCAAGGTGTTGAAGCCTGGAAGGAACAATTCAGCTCGCCACAGGGTGCGCTCCTGGGCATCACCAGCGCGTCTTATCCCCTCGGCGCAATTCTTTCTACACCGTTATCCGCCTTTATCTCGGATCGCTTCGGTCGTCGTCAGTCTATCATAATCGGAAGTCTCATAATGATCCTCGGTGTTGTTATGCAAACCGCCAGCTCCAGCATTGGCCTCTTTCTCGGCGGAAGGATAGTCGTCGGATTCGGTATCACACTCGCCCTCGCAGCCGGCCCGGTCCTCATCTCGGAACTCGCTCATCCACGACATCGAGTCTTGTTCAGCTCCCTATACAATACGAGTTTCTACTTGGGCGCTCTCCTGGCAGGCTGGGTTGCCTTTGGAAGCTACCGCATCCAGAGTGCCTGGGCATGGCGTCTTCCGACCCTTCTCCAAGCGGGACCTGCCCTCATTCAGATTACCTTCATCTGGTTCCTCGACGAATCCCCTCGATGGCTGATATACAAAGACCGTGGAGAAGAGGCATATAAAATCCTGGTAAAGAACCATGGAAACGGAGATTGGAATGATCCTCTCGTGCAGGCTCAGTTTTGGGAGATGAACGAGACTCTCAAAGCTGAACGAGCTGTCGAGGAACAGGGCTTGAAGCTCTTCATCGCTACATCAGGCAATCGGAAGCGACTGTTCCTTCTTATCACTCTGGCTGTTTTCGGACAATGGAGCGGTAACGGCCTTGTGTCATACTACCTCACCAAGATTTTGACCAGCATCGGTATTGTAACCCAGCATGACCAAACCATGCTAACGGGTACAATCAGCACTGTCAACTATGCCACTGCATTATTCGCCGCCGTTCTGTCTACCAAGGTTGGCCGTCGAACGATGTTTGTTGGTGGCGGTATAGCCATGTTTGTGACCTTCTCTGCTCTCACGGCGAGCATCGCTGTGTACAACGAGAATGGTTCAAAGGCAGCGAGCAAGTCAGCGCTTgctttcatcttcatctACTACGCGTCCTTCAACATGTGCCTGAACCCACTGCTGTTCGCATATCCCACCGAGATCTTGCCCTTCAGACTTCGAGCAATGGGTCTGAGTATCCTACTGTTCGCGAACAAGGCTGCTTTGTTCTTCAACCAATTTGTTAACCCCGTTGGGATGGACGACTTGGGATGGAAGTATTACCTCGTTTATGTGGTTTGGCTGTTGGTAGAAGTGCTCGTCTTCTGGTTCTTCTACCCCGAGACGAAGGGCTTTACTTTGGAAAAGGTACAGGAGGTGTTTGGGGACGGCGTGGATCTTGATGGCCCAGAAGAGAAGGGAAAGCTAGGGGGAGCTTTTGGTGCCCATGAGATGAACGATGAGGACAGCGCACATGTTGAAAAGGTTACTCAGGTCAAGTCTCTGACGGCCCAGTGA